A portion of the Pedobacter cryoconitis genome contains these proteins:
- a CDS encoding TonB-dependent receptor, translated as MTIKALYLIPLLIFLTIFEISAQTKHTISGYVKDAQTGEQLIGTTIKVDGATSVSTTSNEYGFFSLTTQSGSYKLLIGSVGYILDTRAINLDKNIQLKISLVPQDNNLSEVVISAAPKDEHVRSAKMGVEKLSMKEIDRVPVLFGERDLIKVVQLLPGVKSAGEGNSGFFVRGGAADQNLILLDEAIVYNPSHLLGFFSTFNSDAIKDVTLYKGNTPAQYGGRLSSVMDVKMNEGNNQKLSVNGGIGIIASRLTVEGPIVKDKGSFLISARRTYVDAFLKASSDTVIKKSALYFYDLNLKANYQFGENDKVFLSGYLGQDKLGLGGLFGLDWGNKTATLRWNHQFSPKLFANTSLIYSDYRYNIDLTNSSSFNGKITSQIKDWNLKEEFSFYPNTNNTWKFGVNSIYHTIKPGEYSGDFTLKSQPYTHSWENAAYASNEWKASDRLKVEYGVRVSAFSVLGGDNNFYTLNPAGAIVDTLHYGKGKIVKTYLNVEPRFSAAYQLNAVSSFKAAYARNTQSLHQLSNSATSSPTDKWVATNNIIKPETSDQVSLGYFRNLKDNAFEFSAETYYKVMNNQVDYRDGANVRSNDPIEPQLLFGKGRAYGIELLLRKKTGRLTGWIGYTLSRSEKMIDGINDGDWYAARQDRTHDLSVVGMYEVNKKWSLSATFVYYTGNAVSFPSGKYYSDNQVVFLYTQRNAYRMPAYHRLDLSATCKLKERKNFSSELAFGLYNAYGRENAYAITFRDNPDDRSRTQAVQTSLFRFVPSFSYNFKF; from the coding sequence ATGACTATAAAAGCACTGTACCTTATACCTTTGCTGATTTTTCTAACTATTTTTGAGATCAGCGCGCAAACGAAACATACCATAAGTGGTTATGTGAAAGACGCCCAGACGGGTGAACAATTAATTGGAACGACAATCAAAGTGGATGGAGCCACTAGTGTTTCTACAACTTCCAATGAATACGGCTTTTTCTCTCTGACTACGCAAAGCGGCAGCTATAAATTACTGATTGGTTCTGTAGGGTATATTTTAGATACCAGAGCCATTAATCTGGACAAAAATATACAACTTAAAATTTCTTTAGTTCCTCAGGATAACAATCTTTCTGAAGTCGTGATCTCTGCGGCACCGAAGGATGAGCATGTGCGTTCTGCAAAAATGGGCGTTGAAAAACTCAGCATGAAAGAGATTGACAGGGTTCCTGTTCTTTTTGGGGAACGTGACCTGATTAAAGTCGTACAGCTTTTACCTGGGGTAAAATCGGCTGGTGAAGGAAACAGTGGCTTCTTTGTGAGAGGTGGTGCTGCGGATCAGAACTTGATTTTACTGGACGAGGCTATTGTTTATAATCCTTCCCATTTATTGGGTTTCTTCTCTACTTTTAATTCTGATGCGATTAAGGATGTAACCTTATATAAGGGAAATACGCCTGCGCAGTATGGTGGACGTTTGTCTTCGGTGATGGATGTAAAGATGAATGAGGGAAATAACCAGAAGCTGAGTGTGAATGGGGGAATTGGGATTATTGCTTCAAGGCTGACTGTTGAGGGGCCTATTGTGAAGGATAAGGGTTCTTTTTTAATTAGTGCCAGACGTACTTATGTGGATGCTTTTTTAAAGGCGAGCAGTGATACGGTAATCAAAAAGAGTGCTTTGTACTTTTATGATTTAAACCTGAAGGCCAATTACCAGTTTGGGGAGAATGATAAAGTTTTCTTATCTGGTTATCTTGGTCAGGATAAGCTTGGTCTTGGTGGTTTATTCGGCCTGGATTGGGGGAACAAAACGGCTACTTTAAGATGGAATCACCAGTTCAGTCCGAAGTTGTTTGCTAATACTTCATTGATTTATAGTGATTACCGTTATAATATTGATTTGACTAATTCTTCTTCGTTCAATGGAAAGATCACTTCTCAGATTAAGGATTGGAATTTAAAAGAGGAGTTCAGTTTTTATCCGAATACAAATAATACGTGGAAGTTTGGGGTAAATTCTATTTATCATACGATTAAACCGGGTGAGTATAGTGGTGATTTTACTTTGAAGAGCCAACCTTATACCCATAGTTGGGAAAATGCTGCTTATGCGAGTAACGAGTGGAAGGCTTCTGATCGTTTAAAGGTTGAGTATGGGGTACGTGTAAGTGCTTTCTCTGTTTTAGGTGGAGACAATAATTTTTATACACTGAATCCAGCTGGTGCGATTGTAGATACGCTTCATTATGGTAAGGGTAAAATTGTAAAGACTTATTTAAATGTGGAACCGAGGTTTTCGGCGGCTTATCAGCTGAATGCAGTGTCTTCTTTTAAGGCTGCTTATGCGAGAAATACGCAATCTCTTCACCAGTTATCAAATTCTGCAACGAGCAGCCCGACTGATAAATGGGTAGCCACGAATAATATTATCAAACCGGAGACTTCTGATCAGGTTTCTCTGGGTTATTTCCGTAATCTGAAGGACAATGCTTTTGAGTTTAGTGCGGAAACTTATTATAAGGTGATGAATAATCAGGTGGATTACAGGGATGGAGCGAATGTGAGAAGTAATGATCCGATTGAGCCTCAGCTTTTATTTGGTAAGGGCAGGGCTTATGGGATTGAGTTATTGCTACGTAAAAAGACGGGTCGTTTGACGGGCTGGATTGGTTACACTTTATCGCGTTCGGAAAAAATGATTGATGGGATAAATGATGGGGATTGGTATGCTGCGAGACAGGATAGGACGCATGATCTTTCTGTTGTGGGGATGTATGAGGTAAATAAGAAGTGGTCGCTTTCAGCAACTTTTGTGTATTATACGGGCAACGCGGTTTCTTTCCCAAGTGGTAAATATTATTCGGATAACCAGGTGGTTTTCTTGTATACGCAGCGTAATGCTTACCGGATGCCTGCTTATCACAGGTTGGATCTGAGTGCTACCTGCAAGTTAAAGGAGCGTAAAAATTTCTCTTCTGAACTGGCTTTTGGGTTGTATAATGCTTATGGGCGTGAGAATGCTTATGCGATTACTTTCCGTGATAATCCTGATGATCGTTCTCGTACGCAGGCTGTACAGACTTCTTTGTTCAGGTTCGTTCCTTCTTTTTCTTACAACTTTAAATTTTAA
- a CDS encoding DUF4249 domain-containing protein → MMRRSIGVFCLLILPFIFSACEKVIDVKLDGSAIQIVIEGEVTANAGPYQVSVSETKDFSGDNNFVGRNDAVVEIKDVTTGVNETLTNKSAGVYATSALQGVAGHTYQLTVKLSGKVYVAASTIPLKAVKVDKLYAKRFELDNDKIFMVPVFTDPVGKGNYYRIRQWVNGVLVKGSFVRNDEAMDGRTFDNDLYYETDKKFGNPLINNGDLMRVELQCIDKGTYDYYRTLNATIGQETDNPANPLSNISGGALGVFNACQSTNITAIAKF, encoded by the coding sequence ATGATGAGACGCAGTATTGGTGTTTTCTGTTTATTGATATTACCGTTTATTTTCAGTGCTTGTGAAAAAGTGATTGACGTGAAGCTGGATGGTTCGGCTATTCAAATTGTGATTGAGGGTGAGGTGACTGCAAATGCGGGCCCTTATCAGGTGAGTGTTTCGGAGACGAAGGATTTTAGTGGTGATAATAATTTTGTGGGCCGCAATGATGCGGTGGTCGAAATTAAGGATGTAACCACGGGGGTAAATGAGACGTTAACGAATAAGAGTGCTGGGGTTTATGCAACGAGTGCTTTACAGGGGGTTGCTGGGCATACTTATCAGCTGACGGTAAAGTTGAGTGGGAAGGTTTATGTGGCGGCTTCTACGATTCCTTTGAAGGCGGTTAAGGTGGATAAGCTTTATGCGAAGCGTTTTGAGCTGGATAATGACAAGATTTTTATGGTGCCGGTTTTTACTGATCCGGTGGGTAAGGGGAATTATTACAGAATCAGACAGTGGGTAAATGGTGTGTTGGTGAAGGGTTCTTTTGTACGCAATGATGAGGCGATGGATGGCAGGACTTTCGATAATGATCTTTATTATGAGACGGATAAGAAGTTTGGTAATCCGCTAATTAATAATGGGGATTTAATGCGGGTGGAGTTGCAGTGTATTGATAAGGGTACTTATGATTATTACCGGACTTTAAATGCGACGATTGGGCAGGAGACTGATAATCCTGCGAATCCGCTAAGCAATATTTCTGGTGGTGCTTTGGGGGTGTTTAATGCTTGTCAGTCTACGAATATAACTGCGATAGCTAAATTTTAA
- a CDS encoding DEAD/DEAH box helicase translates to MADFPNLFETAKNPSETYIITDFKPALFNTVFILKHSSAQADTTAPGYFNLVPQHISIGYASFLNPGNAIKFPQADVRLHQNNLILSCRCTAIKNRLCEHQMQVLFNLIERPELRIFFDQQLRHEKIRAFATAYGLENESPDDLFTIEYGNKKFEIIPVIKDLLPITKENNNLIKELLLPKPGLPFLKHNPVEEDTNKILVLKQHRYYSHFQADLLECTLTATGKIRNPLKQLNAMDYIWATENPEELKFYTAISKFQQNYETAQAEADINGLKALVKNPLQLDVFYHDPKISPNLTISSIIPVKLESLQLDIHLAVNLTNGFYTISGELILENKAYDLKLLNIKFSYFIFYNGILYLIDNPDFLRVVDFFRQNNNHLVIHESKYADFKEDILSKLENKIHINYSYLKPATHEQLKETHFDQSTEKIIYLSDSENYVLITPVMKYGNVEVPVLSRKQIHAADHAGNIFTVTRDEQEELQFISSMTRQHPHFEEQLDKDCFYLHKKRFLDEGWFLAAFEEWRQQNITILGFNQLKGNHVNPNKAKITIAVNSGLNWFDTAFEVTFGNQKVPLKHLHRSIRNKSKFVKLGDGTMGLLPQEWIDRLTKYFDAGEIVDESIRTPKVNFTEITDLYEDEVLSAEVKLELSAYKTKIADFKNIKKVEIPAALNATLRDYQKEGLNWLNFLDEFNFGGCLADDMGLGKTIQIIAFILSQRNKGHQNTNLIVVPTTLIFNWQAEIAKFAPDLKIHTIYGADRIKDHEDFSSYEIILTSYGTLLYDISWLKKYFFNYIFLDESQTIKNPDSLRYSAVRLLQSRNKIAITGTPIENNTFDLYGQLSFACPGLLGSKQYFRDHYSSPIDKFKDTRAATNLKKKVSPFILRRTKKEVASELPDKTEMVIYCEMGTTQKNAYDACKNEYKDFLLSKKDDHEEKHTLHILKGLTQLRQICNSPALLKDNLLHGATSSKITTLMEEIDSHSPQHKILVFSQFVTMLDLIKKELEHKNIPFEYLSGKTTNREKKVENFQQNDNIRVFLISLKAGGTGLNLTQADYVYLVDPWWNPAVENQAIDRCYRIGQKKNVVAIRLICPNTIEEKIMKLQETKKELVNDIIQTDTSLLKSLSKADLIELFS, encoded by the coding sequence ATGGCCGACTTCCCAAACCTATTTGAAACTGCTAAAAACCCATCTGAAACCTATATAATTACAGATTTTAAACCGGCCCTTTTCAATACGGTCTTTATATTAAAACACAGTTCCGCCCAGGCAGATACCACAGCACCAGGTTATTTTAATCTCGTGCCACAGCATATTTCTATTGGTTATGCTTCTTTTCTAAATCCTGGCAATGCCATTAAATTTCCACAAGCCGATGTGCGGCTTCATCAAAACAACCTAATTTTATCCTGCCGCTGTACCGCCATTAAAAACCGGCTATGCGAACATCAGATGCAGGTATTGTTTAACCTGATAGAACGGCCGGAACTCAGGATCTTTTTTGACCAGCAGCTCAGACATGAAAAAATAAGAGCATTCGCAACCGCCTATGGTCTGGAGAATGAAAGTCCTGATGATTTATTTACCATCGAATACGGAAATAAAAAATTCGAGATCATTCCGGTGATCAAAGACCTCCTTCCTATTACAAAAGAGAATAATAACCTGATCAAGGAGCTCCTATTACCGAAACCAGGACTCCCATTCCTAAAACATAACCCAGTAGAAGAAGACACCAATAAAATCCTTGTTTTAAAACAGCACCGTTACTACTCCCATTTCCAGGCCGACCTACTAGAATGTACACTCACAGCGACTGGTAAAATACGTAACCCTCTGAAGCAATTGAATGCAATGGATTACATATGGGCCACCGAAAACCCCGAAGAACTAAAATTCTATACTGCTATTTCCAAATTCCAGCAGAATTATGAAACCGCTCAGGCAGAAGCCGATATCAATGGACTAAAAGCCCTGGTCAAAAACCCTCTCCAGCTGGATGTATTTTACCATGACCCAAAAATCTCTCCTAATTTAACAATCAGCTCCATTATTCCTGTTAAACTAGAAAGCCTTCAACTTGATATTCATCTGGCCGTTAATCTCACCAACGGCTTCTATACCATTTCAGGTGAACTTATTTTGGAAAACAAAGCCTACGATTTAAAACTCCTCAATATAAAATTCAGCTACTTTATCTTTTACAACGGCATCCTATACCTTATTGACAACCCAGATTTCCTGAGAGTTGTGGACTTCTTCAGGCAGAATAATAACCACCTGGTTATCCACGAATCGAAATATGCAGACTTCAAAGAAGACATCCTCTCTAAGCTGGAGAATAAAATTCATATCAATTACTCTTACCTGAAACCCGCAACTCACGAACAATTAAAAGAAACCCACTTTGACCAGTCTACAGAAAAGATCATTTATCTTTCAGACTCTGAAAACTACGTTTTAATTACTCCCGTGATGAAATATGGAAACGTTGAGGTTCCTGTCCTGTCCAGAAAGCAAATTCATGCCGCAGACCATGCCGGCAATATATTTACCGTAACCCGTGATGAACAAGAAGAGCTTCAATTCATCTCTTCCATGACCCGGCAACACCCCCACTTTGAAGAACAACTCGACAAAGACTGCTTTTACCTGCATAAAAAACGTTTCCTTGACGAAGGATGGTTCTTAGCCGCCTTTGAAGAATGGCGCCAACAAAACATCACCATATTGGGCTTTAACCAATTAAAAGGCAATCACGTTAACCCTAACAAGGCTAAAATAACCATAGCCGTAAACAGTGGCCTCAACTGGTTTGACACTGCATTTGAAGTTACATTCGGCAACCAGAAAGTACCACTCAAACACCTGCACAGATCAATCAGGAACAAAAGCAAATTTGTAAAGCTCGGTGATGGCACCATGGGGCTGCTCCCTCAGGAATGGATTGACCGGCTCACCAAATACTTCGACGCAGGAGAAATCGTTGACGAATCCATCCGTACCCCGAAAGTAAACTTCACCGAAATCACAGACCTTTACGAAGACGAAGTACTATCAGCAGAAGTAAAACTTGAACTATCAGCCTACAAAACTAAGATCGCTGACTTTAAGAACATCAAAAAAGTAGAAATCCCTGCTGCCCTGAACGCCACACTCCGTGACTACCAAAAAGAAGGCCTGAACTGGCTGAACTTCCTTGATGAATTTAACTTCGGTGGCTGCCTGGCAGACGATATGGGACTTGGAAAAACCATCCAGATCATTGCATTCATACTTTCCCAACGCAACAAAGGGCACCAAAACACCAACCTCATTGTTGTACCCACTACCCTGATCTTTAACTGGCAGGCAGAAATAGCAAAATTTGCCCCCGACCTTAAAATCCACACCATATACGGCGCAGATAGAATAAAAGACCACGAAGACTTCAGCAGTTATGAGATCATTCTAACCTCTTACGGAACCCTGCTCTATGACATCAGCTGGCTTAAAAAGTACTTCTTTAACTACATCTTTCTCGATGAATCCCAGACCATCAAAAACCCTGACTCCCTGCGTTACAGCGCAGTCCGTCTGCTGCAATCCAGAAATAAAATTGCTATAACCGGTACCCCGATCGAGAACAACACCTTTGACCTCTACGGACAACTCTCCTTTGCCTGTCCCGGACTACTCGGCAGCAAACAATACTTCAGGGATCATTACTCCTCCCCAATAGATAAATTCAAAGACACCCGTGCGGCTACCAACCTAAAGAAAAAAGTAAGTCCATTTATCCTGCGCAGAACAAAAAAAGAAGTAGCCTCAGAACTCCCGGACAAAACTGAGATGGTGATCTACTGTGAAATGGGAACTACTCAAAAAAACGCATACGACGCCTGCAAAAACGAATACAAAGACTTCCTGCTATCTAAAAAAGACGACCATGAAGAAAAGCACACCCTACACATCCTCAAAGGCTTAACCCAGCTCAGACAAATATGTAACTCCCCTGCCCTGCTCAAAGACAACCTTCTTCACGGTGCCACCTCTTCTAAAATCACGACACTGATGGAAGAAATAGACAGCCACTCACCCCAGCATAAAATCCTGGTATTCTCGCAATTCGTTACCATGCTCGACCTGATCAAAAAAGAACTCGAGCACAAAAATATTCCATTCGAATACCTCAGTGGAAAAACAACAAACAGAGAAAAGAAAGTAGAAAACTTCCAGCAAAACGACAACATACGCGTCTTCCTCATCAGCCTGAAAGCAGGCGGAACCGGCCTCAACCTCACCCAGGCAGACTATGTATACCTCGTAGACCCCTGGTGGAACCCAGCCGTAGAAAATCAAGCCATCGACCGCTGTTACCGGATCGGTCAAAAGAAAAATGTGGTCGCTATCAGATTAATCTGTCCAAACACCATCGAAGAAAAGATCATGAAACTTCAGGAAACAAAAAAGGAACTCGTTAACGATATCATACAAACCGATACCTCCCTCTTAAAATCACTATCAAAAGCTGACCTTATCGAACTATTCAGTTAA
- a CDS encoding RNA polymerase sigma factor has protein sequence MSSNDFNFRLYSYKDSLQSFAISFTRDMEDANDLVQDTMLKAINYSNHFKEGTNFKAWLYTIMKNTFINNYRRATKTNSIMTVTDEITSDKLHFSASVNDSDGKFVMEDIYKALSKLQPEYYIPFLKYFEGFKYHEIAEQLEIPIGTVKTRIHIARQLLKKSLKMHSDSFMRKVN, from the coding sequence ATGAGTAGCAACGACTTTAATTTTCGACTTTACAGTTACAAGGATTCTTTACAATCATTTGCTATTTCTTTCACCAGGGATATGGAAGATGCGAATGATTTGGTCCAGGATACAATGTTAAAAGCTATTAATTATTCTAACCATTTTAAGGAGGGAACAAATTTTAAAGCCTGGTTATATACTATAATGAAAAATACGTTCATTAATAATTACCGCAGAGCAACGAAAACAAATTCTATCATGACTGTGACAGATGAGATCACTTCGGATAAATTACACTTTAGTGCTTCGGTAAACGATAGTGATGGAAAGTTTGTTATGGAAGACATTTATAAAGCACTTTCTAAATTACAGCCGGAATATTATATTCCATTCCTTAAGTATTTTGAAGGTTTCAAATATCATGAAATTGCTGAACAGCTGGAAATTCCAATTGGTACAGTTAAAACAAGAATTCATATCGCGAGACAGCTGCTTAAAAAAAGTTTAAAGATGCATAGCGATAGTTTTATGCGAAAAGTTAATTAA
- a CDS encoding DUF1345 domain-containing protein: MNIARLDAHHKLYLSLIVALVVFVLCYGKMSASTQFILVWIGYALTQLGLSWATIFTVHPLEMKKISKVQDNNRTLIFMFVLVAALMSLFVVVLLLKSTQHLTGSALTLHILLSIAAVMCAWALVHTIFVFRYAHLYYEFKGKNLTKAVKDGNAAKKSDTVIKEEDPSKYKEGLEFPEEKTPDYLDFTYFSFVIGMTFQVSDVEISSRRIRRLALMHSLVSFAFNTVIVALSINIISGLMTK, from the coding sequence ATGAATATAGCCCGGCTGGATGCTCACCATAAATTGTACCTATCGTTAATTGTAGCATTGGTCGTTTTTGTTTTGTGCTATGGGAAGATGTCAGCCTCAACACAGTTTATATTGGTCTGGATTGGTTATGCTTTAACGCAGTTAGGACTTTCATGGGCAACGATTTTTACCGTACATCCTCTTGAAATGAAGAAGATTTCAAAGGTACAGGATAATAACCGCACCCTTATTTTTATGTTTGTATTGGTAGCTGCATTAATGAGCCTTTTTGTAGTAGTGCTTCTATTAAAATCAACCCAGCATCTTACAGGATCTGCGCTTACTTTACATATTTTATTATCAATAGCGGCGGTAATGTGTGCATGGGCATTAGTGCATACTATATTTGTATTCAGATATGCGCATCTTTATTACGAATTTAAGGGTAAAAATCTGACTAAAGCTGTTAAAGATGGGAATGCTGCAAAAAAATCTGATACTGTAATAAAAGAAGAAGATCCCTCTAAGTATAAAGAAGGATTGGAATTTCCTGAGGAGAAGACTCCAGATTATCTTGATTTTACTTATTTCTCATTTGTAATTGGGATGACTTTCCAGGTTTCTGATGTTGAAATCAGTTCCAGAAGAATCCGCCGTCTGGCGCTGATGCATAGTTTAGTCTCTTTTGCATTCAATACCGTAATTGTTGCTTTGAGTATTAATATTATTTCAGGTTTAATGACCAAATAG
- a CDS encoding DUF4142 domain-containing protein encodes MNYKKTIILTACTAIMLQACNQSAKTEDQGTSTISADTVLSESAAGGHKNKAAKLKPEESLFIEKAAVGGLMEVEIGNLTLQKTKIDQVKDFAKRMIKDHTQANNELQTLASGMGIKLPDALPSAEQSHLAGMKQMMGNEYDQNYMDMMVNDHAKTIDLFNGASRFDNPELKSFALKMLPVLQEHNRTALKLDSLVKLKNRGPKGDDLPNVDKKHKN; translated from the coding sequence ATGAATTATAAAAAGACGATTATCTTAACTGCTTGTACAGCAATTATGCTGCAGGCTTGTAACCAATCTGCTAAAACTGAAGATCAAGGTACATCAACAATATCCGCTGATACAGTTTTAAGTGAATCTGCCGCTGGTGGACATAAAAACAAAGCAGCAAAACTAAAGCCGGAAGAATCTTTATTTATAGAGAAGGCGGCAGTAGGTGGATTGATGGAGGTTGAAATTGGGAATCTGACCCTGCAAAAAACGAAAATTGATCAGGTAAAGGACTTCGCTAAACGAATGATCAAAGATCATACGCAGGCGAATAATGAACTTCAGACCTTAGCTTCGGGCATGGGAATCAAATTGCCTGACGCATTACCTTCGGCAGAACAGAGTCATCTGGCTGGGATGAAGCAAATGATGGGAAATGAATATGATCAGAATTATATGGATATGATGGTTAATGATCACGCAAAAACTATTGATTTATTTAATGGTGCAAGCAGATTTGATAATCCTGAATTAAAATCTTTTGCCTTGAAAATGCTGCCAGTATTACAAGAGCATAATCGAACGGCTCTTAAATTGGATTCATTGGTTAAGTTGAAAAATAGAGGTCCTAAGGGTGATGATTTACCTAATGTAGATAAAAAACATAAAAACTAA